The following coding sequences are from one Streptomyces sp. NBC_00536 window:
- a CDS encoding transposase — protein sequence MAGVITALEPSWIGPFTGLSPRCFGKLVTAVRRETSAELQRGRPWGLPLEDCILLVAAYWRTNLTMRQIAPLFGISKSTADRIIGHLGPLLALRPRKRFAKDTVLIVDGTLVPTRDHAIAEQSKNYRYSTAHQVVIDADTRLVVVVGRPLPGNRHDSRGWEESGAKAAVGKTMTIADGGYQGTGLVIPHRRRKGEELPDWKERHNRSHKQVRARVEHTFARMKGWKILRDCRLKGDGVHDAILGIARLHNLTLAAG from the coding sequence GTGGCTGGTGTGATCACGGCGTTGGAGCCGTCCTGGATAGGTCCCTTCACTGGGCTGAGCCCGCGCTGCTTCGGCAAGTTGGTGACTGCCGTACGGCGCGAGACCTCCGCCGAACTCCAGCGTGGACGGCCCTGGGGGCTCCCGCTGGAGGACTGCATTCTGCTGGTGGCGGCCTACTGGCGCACAAACCTGACCATGCGCCAGATCGCCCCGCTGTTCGGCATCTCGAAGTCGACGGCAGACCGGATCATCGGACACCTCGGGCCGCTGCTCGCGCTCCGACCAAGGAAGCGGTTCGCGAAGGACACCGTGCTCATCGTCGACGGAACCCTGGTGCCCACCCGCGACCACGCGATCGCCGAGCAATCGAAGAACTACCGCTATTCCACAGCCCATCAGGTGGTCATCGACGCCGACACCCGCCTGGTCGTCGTGGTCGGCCGGCCCCTGCCGGGCAACCGTCACGACTCCCGCGGCTGGGAGGAATCCGGCGCCAAAGCCGCCGTCGGCAAGACGATGACCATAGCCGACGGCGGCTACCAGGGCACCGGGCTGGTCATCCCGCACCGCCGCCGCAAAGGCGAGGAACTCCCGGATTGGAAGGAGAGGCACAACCGCTCGCACAAACAGGTGAGGGCCCGCGTCGAGCACACCTTCGCCCGCATGAAGGGCTGGAAGATCCTGCGCGACTGCCGCCTCAAAGGCGACGGCGTCCACGACGCCATCCTCGGCATCGCCCGCCTGCACAACCTCACCCTCGCCGCCGGATAG